The proteins below are encoded in one region of Micromonospora yangpuensis:
- the rplC gene encoding 50S ribosomal protein L3, with translation MDRQVKGILGAKLGMTQVWDNNKVVPVTVVQAGPCVISQVRSAEKDGYSAVQLAYGTIDPRKVKKPVSGHYAKADVAPRRHIVELRTNDAADYSLGQEVTVEAFPAGAVIDVTGKTKGKGYAGPMKRHGFHGLRASHGVERKHRSPGSIGACATPGRVFKGTRMAGRMGGVRYTVQNLTVQAVDTENNLLLVRGAIPGPKGALVLVRSAAKSKVKKGGVAK, from the coding sequence ATGGACAGGCAAGTCAAGGGGATCCTGGGCGCCAAGCTCGGTATGACCCAGGTCTGGGACAACAACAAGGTTGTGCCCGTGACCGTGGTTCAGGCCGGCCCGTGCGTCATCAGCCAGGTTCGTAGCGCCGAGAAGGACGGTTACTCAGCGGTCCAGCTGGCGTACGGCACGATCGACCCGCGCAAGGTGAAGAAGCCGGTCAGCGGGCACTACGCGAAGGCGGACGTGGCGCCGCGCCGGCACATCGTCGAGCTGCGCACCAACGACGCCGCCGACTACTCGCTCGGTCAGGAGGTCACGGTCGAGGCGTTCCCGGCCGGGGCCGTCATCGACGTGACCGGCAAGACCAAGGGCAAGGGCTACGCCGGCCCGATGAAGCGGCACGGCTTCCACGGTCTGCGCGCCAGCCACGGTGTCGAGCGCAAGCACCGTTCGCCGGGCTCCATCGGCGCCTGCGCCACCCCGGGTCGCGTCTTCAAGGGCACCCGGATGGCGGGCCGGATGGGTGGCGTGCGCTACACCGTTCAGAACCTGACCGTCCAGGCGGTCGACACCGAGAACAACCTCCTGCTCGTCCGCGGTGCCATTCCCGGCCCGAAGGGCGCGCTGGTCCTGGTCCGCTCGGCGGCCAAGTCCAAGGTGAAGAAGGGCGGTGTGGCCAAGTGA
- the rpsJ gene encoding 30S ribosomal protein S10, which yields MAGQKIRIRLKAYDHEVVDSSARKIVETVTRTGAQVAGPVPLPTEINRFCVIRSPHKYKDSREHFEMRTHKRLIDIIDPTPKTVDSLMRLDLPAGVDIEIKL from the coding sequence ATGGCGGGACAGAAGATCCGCATCCGGCTCAAGGCCTATGACCACGAGGTCGTCGACTCCTCGGCTCGGAAGATCGTCGAGACGGTGACGCGTACCGGGGCGCAGGTCGCGGGCCCGGTGCCGCTGCCCACGGAGATCAACCGTTTCTGCGTCATCCGCTCGCCGCACAAGTACAAGGACTCGCGCGAGCACTTCGAGATGCGTACGCACAAGCGACTGATCGACATCATCGACCCGACCCCGAAGACGGTCGACTCGCTCATGCGCCTCGACCTGCCGGCTGGCGTCGACATCGAGATCAAGCTGTAG
- the tuf gene encoding elongation factor Tu, whose protein sequence is MAKAKFERTKPHVNIGTIGHIDHGKTTLTAAITKVLHDQYPDLNPYTPFDEIDKAPEEKARGITISIAHVEYQTEARHYAHVDCPGHADYIKNMITGAAQMDGAILVVAATDGPMPQTREHVLLARQVGVPYIVVALNKSDMVDDEELLELVELEVRELLSAQEYPGDDLPVVQVSALKALEGDPVWTEKLLELMSAVDTAIPQPERETEKPFLMPVEDVFTITGRGTVVTGRVERGVLLPNEDVEVVGIREKGFKTKVTAIEMFRKTLDDARAGENVGLLLRGTKREDVERGMVVIKPGTTTPHTEFEATVYILSKEEGGRHTPFFQNYRPQFYFRTTDVTGVVTLPEGTEMVMPGDNTSMSVKLIQPIAMEENLKFAIREGGRTVGAGFVTKIVK, encoded by the coding sequence GTGGCGAAGGCTAAGTTCGAGCGGACTAAGCCGCACGTCAACATCGGCACCATTGGTCACATCGACCACGGTAAGACGACGCTGACGGCGGCCATCACCAAGGTCCTGCACGACCAGTACCCGGACCTCAACCCGTACACGCCGTTCGACGAGATCGACAAGGCGCCGGAGGAGAAGGCCCGCGGTATCACGATCTCGATCGCACACGTCGAGTACCAGACCGAGGCGCGGCACTACGCGCACGTCGACTGCCCCGGGCACGCCGACTACATCAAGAACATGATCACCGGTGCCGCGCAGATGGACGGCGCGATCCTGGTGGTCGCGGCGACCGACGGCCCGATGCCGCAGACCCGCGAGCACGTGCTGCTGGCCCGTCAGGTCGGCGTGCCGTACATCGTCGTGGCGCTCAACAAGAGCGACATGGTCGACGACGAGGAGCTCCTGGAGCTCGTCGAGCTCGAGGTCCGCGAGTTGCTCTCGGCTCAGGAGTACCCGGGTGACGACCTGCCGGTCGTCCAGGTCTCCGCGCTGAAGGCGCTCGAGGGCGACCCGGTCTGGACCGAGAAGCTGCTCGAGCTGATGAGCGCGGTCGACACCGCGATCCCGCAGCCCGAGCGCGAGACCGAGAAGCCGTTCCTCATGCCGGTCGAGGACGTGTTCACGATCACCGGTCGTGGCACCGTCGTCACCGGTCGTGTCGAGCGTGGCGTGCTGCTCCCGAACGAGGACGTCGAGGTCGTCGGCATCCGCGAGAAGGGCTTCAAGACCAAGGTCACCGCGATCGAGATGTTCCGCAAGACCCTGGACGACGCCCGCGCAGGTGAGAACGTCGGCCTGCTGCTGCGGGGCACCAAGCGCGAGGACGTCGAGCGCGGCATGGTGGTCATCAAGCCGGGCACCACGACCCCGCACACGGAGTTCGAGGCGACCGTCTACATCCTCTCCAAGGAGGAGGGTGGCCGGCACACCCCGTTCTTCCAGAACTACCGTCCCCAGTTCTACTTCCGTACCACGGACGTCACCGGTGTCGTCACCCTCCCCGAGGGCACCGAGATGGTCATGCCGGGTGACAACACCTCGATGTCGGTGAAGCTGATCCAGCCCATCGCCATGGAGGAGAACCTCAAGTTCGCGATTCGCGAGGGTGGCCGCACCGTCGGCGCCGGGTTCGTCACCAAGATCGTCAAGTGA
- the fusA gene encoding elongation factor G, which translates to MAAADALANVRNIGIMAHIDAGKTTTTERILFYTGITYKIGEVHEGAAVMDWMEQEQERGITITSAATKCEWKGHTIQIIDTPGHVDFTVEVERSLRVLDGAVAVYDGVAGVEPQTENVWRQADKYDVPRMCFVNKLDRTGADFFRCVQMMIDRLNATPLVLQIPIGLEGDHIGVVDLIGMRALTWRGETQKGEDYAIEEIPADLADSAAEWREKLMETLADVDDSVMEKYLEGEEISAEEIKAAIRRATIASKANPVLCGSAFKNKGVQPMLDAVIDFLPSPLDIPAIEGTATDGETPLLRKPSTSEPFSGLAFKIQTDKHLGKLTYVRVYSGVVESGSQVVNSTKDRKERIGKIYQMHANKREERSSAKAGDIIAVQGLKQTTTGDTLCDPAKPVILESMTFPEPVIEVAIEPKTKADQEKLSTAIQRLAEEDPTFRVKLDDQTGQTVISGMGELHLDILVDRMRREFNVEANIGKPQVAYRETVRRKVEKIEYTHKKQTGGSGQYARVIVSVEPLPLGNDAPTYEFANAVTGGRIPREFIPSVDAGAQDAMQYGILAGFPLVGVKLTLLDGQYHEVDSSEMAFKIAGSMVMKEAARKADPALLEPMMAVEVTSPEENMGDVIGDLNSRRGIIQAMEERNGARVVRALVPLSEMFGYVGDLRSKTQGRASYSMQFDSYAEVPQSVAKEIIAKATGE; encoded by the coding sequence GTGGCCGCCGCAGACGCGCTCGCCAACGTACGCAACATCGGCATCATGGCGCACATCGATGCCGGTAAGACCACGACCACCGAGCGGATCCTGTTCTACACCGGCATCACGTACAAGATCGGTGAGGTCCACGAGGGCGCCGCCGTCATGGACTGGATGGAGCAGGAGCAGGAGCGGGGGATCACCATCACCTCCGCCGCCACGAAGTGTGAGTGGAAGGGCCACACGATCCAGATCATCGACACGCCCGGCCACGTCGACTTCACGGTCGAGGTCGAGCGGTCGCTGCGGGTGCTGGACGGTGCGGTGGCGGTCTACGACGGTGTCGCCGGCGTGGAGCCCCAGACGGAGAACGTCTGGCGCCAGGCCGACAAGTACGACGTCCCGCGGATGTGCTTCGTCAACAAGCTCGACCGGACCGGTGCCGACTTCTTCCGCTGCGTGCAGATGATGATCGACCGGCTCAACGCCACCCCGCTGGTGCTCCAGATCCCGATCGGGCTCGAGGGCGACCACATCGGCGTCGTCGACCTGATCGGCATGCGCGCCCTCACCTGGCGTGGGGAGACCCAGAAGGGTGAGGACTACGCGATCGAGGAGATCCCGGCCGACCTGGCCGACTCCGCGGCCGAGTGGCGCGAGAAGCTGATGGAGACCCTGGCCGACGTCGACGACTCGGTCATGGAGAAGTACCTGGAGGGCGAGGAGATCTCCGCCGAGGAGATCAAGGCCGCCATCCGGCGGGCCACCATCGCCAGCAAGGCCAACCCGGTGCTCTGCGGTTCGGCGTTCAAGAACAAGGGCGTCCAGCCGATGCTCGACGCGGTCATCGACTTCCTGCCCTCGCCGCTGGACATCCCGGCGATCGAGGGTACGGCGACCGACGGCGAGACCCCGCTGCTGCGCAAGCCCTCGACCTCCGAGCCCTTCTCCGGCCTGGCCTTCAAGATCCAGACCGACAAGCACCTCGGCAAGCTCACCTACGTCCGGGTCTACTCCGGCGTGGTCGAGTCCGGCTCCCAGGTGGTCAACTCCACCAAGGACCGCAAGGAGCGGATCGGCAAGATCTACCAGATGCACGCCAACAAGCGGGAGGAGCGCAGCTCCGCCAAGGCTGGCGACATCATCGCGGTGCAGGGTCTGAAGCAGACCACCACCGGTGACACCCTCTGCGACCCGGCGAAGCCGGTGATCCTGGAGTCGATGACCTTCCCCGAGCCGGTCATCGAGGTGGCCATCGAGCCGAAGACCAAGGCCGACCAGGAGAAGCTCAGCACCGCCATCCAGCGGCTGGCCGAGGAGGACCCGACCTTCCGCGTCAAGCTGGACGACCAGACCGGTCAGACGGTCATCTCCGGCATGGGCGAGCTGCACCTGGACATCCTGGTCGACCGGATGCGCCGCGAGTTCAACGTCGAGGCGAACATCGGCAAGCCGCAGGTGGCGTACCGGGAGACCGTCCGCCGCAAGGTGGAGAAGATCGAGTACACCCACAAGAAGCAGACCGGTGGCTCCGGCCAGTACGCCCGCGTGATCGTGAGCGTCGAGCCGCTGCCGCTGGGTAACGACGCTCCGACCTACGAGTTCGCCAACGCCGTCACCGGTGGTCGTATCCCGCGGGAGTTCATCCCGTCGGTGGACGCCGGGGCCCAGGACGCGATGCAGTACGGCATTCTCGCCGGCTTCCCGCTGGTGGGTGTCAAGCTGACGCTGCTGGACGGCCAGTACCACGAGGTCGACTCGTCGGAAATGGCGTTCAAGATCGCCGGCTCGATGGTGATGAAGGAGGCGGCCCGCAAGGCCGATCCCGCACTCCTCGAGCCGATGATGGCTGTTGAGGTCACCTCTCCGGAGGAGAACATGGGTGACGTCATCGGCGACCTCAACTCCCGCCGCGGCATCATCCAGGCGATGGAGGAGCGCAACGGCGCCCGTGTCGTCCGCGCTCTGGTGCCGTTGTCGGAGATGTTCGGCTACGTCGGCGACCTGCGGTCGAAGACCCAGGGCCGGGCTAGCTACAGCATGCAGTTCGACTCCTACGCCGAGGTTCCCCAGAGCGTCGCGAAGGAGATCATTGCCAAGGCGACGGGTGAGTGA
- the rpsG gene encoding 30S ribosomal protein S7 translates to MPRKGPAPRKPLVADPVYNSPLVTQLVNKILLRGKRQLAERIVYAALEGCREKSGTDPVVTLKRAMDNVKPTLEVRSRRVGGATYQVPVEVRPARATTLGLRWLVTYSKARREKTMVERLMNELLDASNGLGAAVKRREDTHKMAESNKAFAHYRW, encoded by the coding sequence ATGCCGCGTAAGGGACCCGCTCCGCGGAAGCCGCTGGTCGCTGACCCGGTGTACAACTCGCCGCTGGTCACCCAGTTGGTGAACAAGATCCTTCTGCGCGGCAAGCGCCAGCTCGCCGAGCGCATCGTGTACGCGGCCCTGGAGGGCTGCCGCGAGAAGTCCGGCACCGACCCGGTCGTCACCCTGAAGCGGGCGATGGACAACGTCAAGCCGACGCTCGAGGTGCGCAGCCGCCGGGTCGGTGGCGCCACGTACCAGGTGCCGGTCGAGGTTCGCCCGGCGCGCGCGACCACCCTCGGTCTGCGCTGGCTGGTGACCTACTCCAAGGCCCGCCGGGAGAAGACGATGGTCGAGCGGCTGATGAACGAGCTGCTGGACGCGAGCAACGGTCTGGGTGCCGCCGTCAAGCGGCGCGAGGACACGCACAAGATGGCGGAGTCCAACAAGGCCTTCGCGCACTACCGCTGGTAA
- the rpsL gene encoding 30S ribosomal protein S12, whose protein sequence is MPTIQQLVRKGRQAKTTKTKTPALKGSPQRRGVCTRVYTTTPKKPNSALRKVARVKLSSQIEVTAYIPGVGHNLQEHSIVLVRGGRVKDLPGVRYKIVRGSLDTQGVRNRKQARSRYGAKKEKS, encoded by the coding sequence GTGCCCACCATCCAGCAGCTGGTCCGAAAGGGCCGCCAGGCCAAGACGACCAAGACCAAGACCCCGGCGCTGAAGGGTAGTCCTCAGCGGCGCGGGGTGTGCACCCGCGTGTACACCACCACCCCCAAGAAGCCGAACTCGGCGCTCCGCAAGGTCGCTCGTGTCAAGCTCAGCAGCCAGATCGAGGTGACCGCCTACATCCCGGGCGTCGGTCACAACCTGCAGGAGCACTCGATCGTGCTCGTGCGCGGCGGCCGGGTGAAGGACCTCCCCGGCGTGCGTTACAAGATCGTTCGCGGTTCGCTGGACACCCAGGGTGTCCGTAACCGCAAGCAGGCGCGCAGCCGCTACGGCGCGAAGAAGGAGAAGAGCTGA
- a CDS encoding DNA-directed RNA polymerase subunit beta' → MLDVNFFDELRIGLATADDIRQWSHGEVKKPETINYRTLKPEKDGLFCEKIFGPQRDWECYCGKYKRVRFKGIICERCGVEVTRSKVRRERMGHIELAAPVTHIWYFKGVPSRLGYLLDLAPKDLEKIIYFASYVITSVDAEARHRDLSTIENEILAEKRQSENSRDSEIEKRAAKLEADLAELEAEGAKADVRRKVKEGGEREMRQIRDRAQREIDRLDEVLDTFRKLDSKQLVTDELLYRELRDRFGEYFTGAMGAEAIKALVQNMDLDAEAESLRETIRSGKGQRKIRALKRLKVVAAFLNTRNSPLGMVLDCVPVIPPDLRPMVQLDGGRFATSDLNDLYRRVINRNNRLKRLIDLGAPEIIVNNEKRMLQEAVDALFDNGRRGRPVTGPGNRPLKSLSDMLKGKQGRFRQNLLGKRVDYSGRSVIVVGPKLKLHQCGLPKQMALELFKPFVMKRLVDLNHAQNIKSAKRMVERQRPVVWDVLEEVIGEHPVLLNRAPTLHRLGIQAFEPQLVEGKAIQIHPLVCTAFNADFDGDQMAVHVPLSAEAQAEARILMLSSNNILKPADGKPVTMPTQDMVIGLYHLTHLTPGEQGEGRAFSSDAEARMAFDSGELHLQAPVKIRLRGVVGVDNGAGAQPWVSPEGWVEGDPLTVETTLGRVLFNETLPHGYRFVNYEIRKGQLSAIVNDLAERFPKVALAATLDGLKEAGFHWATWSGVTIGMEDVIAPPRKREILERYETEADRIDKQYQRGLMTAEERRGELIEIWTKATNEVAKEMDTALPQENPLWKMINSGARGNLLQLRQIAAIRGLVANPKGEIIPRPIKASYREGLSVLEYFISTHGARKGLADTALRTADSGYLTRRLVDVSQDVIIREEDCGTDRAIPMQIGERRDGKLYVHEHAETSVHARTLADDIKGPDGTVVAERGQDINSIGVDRIVAAGVETVRVRSVLTCESKLGVCGACYGRSLPTGKTVDVGEAVGIIAAQSIGEPGTQLTMRTFHTGGVAGEDITQGLPRVQEIFEARIPKGKAPIADTPGRVRIEDAERSRKIIVVPDDGSDEIVYDKISKRVRLRTHDGDHVEVGEKLTEGTIDPHELLRILGPRAVQVHLTQEVQEVYRSQGVLIHDKHIEIIIRQMLKRVTVIDSGSTEFLPGVLVDRALFESENRRLVGEGGEPAAGRPVLMGITKASLATDSWLSAASFQETTRVLTDAAIHARSDSLIGLKENVIIGKLIPAGTGISKYRNVRVEPTEEAKAKVYSMTGYPETDYGFGPASGQAVPLDDFDFGSYR, encoded by the coding sequence GTGCTCGACGTCAACTTCTTCGACGAGCTGCGCATTGGGCTCGCCACCGCAGACGACATCCGTCAGTGGTCGCATGGCGAGGTCAAGAAGCCTGAGACGATCAACTACCGCACCCTGAAGCCGGAAAAGGACGGGCTCTTCTGCGAGAAGATCTTCGGTCCGCAGCGGGACTGGGAGTGCTACTGCGGTAAGTACAAGCGGGTCCGGTTCAAGGGCATCATCTGTGAGCGCTGCGGCGTCGAGGTGACCCGCTCCAAGGTTCGCCGGGAGCGCATGGGGCACATCGAGCTGGCCGCTCCGGTGACCCACATCTGGTACTTCAAGGGCGTGCCGAGCCGGCTGGGCTACCTGCTGGACCTCGCCCCCAAGGACCTCGAAAAGATCATCTACTTCGCCTCGTACGTGATCACGAGCGTGGACGCCGAGGCGCGGCACCGGGACCTCTCGACCATCGAGAACGAGATCCTGGCCGAGAAGCGGCAGTCCGAGAACAGCCGTGACTCGGAGATCGAGAAGCGGGCCGCCAAGCTCGAGGCCGACCTGGCCGAGCTGGAGGCCGAGGGCGCGAAGGCGGACGTCCGGCGCAAGGTCAAGGAGGGCGGAGAGCGCGAGATGCGCCAGATCCGCGACCGGGCCCAGCGCGAGATCGACCGCCTGGACGAGGTGCTGGACACCTTCCGCAAGCTGGACTCGAAGCAGCTGGTCACCGACGAGCTGCTCTACCGCGAGCTGCGGGACCGGTTCGGCGAGTACTTCACCGGTGCCATGGGCGCCGAGGCGATCAAGGCGCTGGTCCAGAACATGGACCTCGACGCCGAGGCGGAGAGCCTGCGCGAGACCATCCGCTCCGGCAAGGGCCAGCGGAAGATCCGGGCGCTCAAGCGGCTGAAGGTCGTCGCGGCGTTCCTGAACACCCGCAACTCCCCGCTGGGCATGGTGCTGGACTGCGTACCGGTGATCCCGCCGGACCTGCGGCCGATGGTGCAGCTCGACGGTGGCCGCTTCGCCACCAGCGACCTGAACGACCTGTACCGCCGGGTGATCAACCGGAACAACCGGCTCAAGCGGCTGATCGACCTGGGCGCGCCCGAGATCATCGTCAACAACGAGAAGCGGATGCTCCAGGAGGCCGTCGACGCGCTGTTCGACAACGGCCGTCGGGGTCGGCCGGTCACCGGTCCGGGTAACCGCCCGCTGAAGTCGCTGTCGGACATGCTCAAGGGCAAGCAGGGCCGGTTCCGGCAGAACCTGCTCGGCAAGCGCGTCGACTACTCCGGCCGTTCGGTCATCGTGGTCGGCCCGAAGCTGAAGCTGCACCAGTGCGGTCTGCCCAAGCAGATGGCGCTGGAGCTGTTCAAGCCGTTCGTGATGAAGCGGCTGGTGGACCTCAACCACGCGCAGAACATCAAGTCCGCCAAGCGGATGGTCGAGCGGCAGCGGCCGGTCGTGTGGGACGTGCTGGAAGAGGTCATCGGCGAGCACCCGGTGCTGCTCAACCGGGCGCCGACCCTGCACCGGCTGGGCATCCAGGCCTTCGAGCCGCAGCTGGTCGAGGGCAAGGCCATCCAGATCCACCCGCTGGTCTGCACCGCGTTCAACGCCGACTTCGACGGTGACCAGATGGCGGTGCACGTGCCGCTGTCCGCCGAGGCCCAGGCCGAGGCGCGGATCCTGATGCTGTCGTCGAACAACATCCTCAAGCCGGCCGACGGCAAGCCGGTCACCATGCCCACCCAGGACATGGTCATCGGGCTCTACCACCTCACCCACCTCACCCCCGGTGAGCAGGGAGAGGGTCGGGCGTTCAGCTCCGACGCCGAGGCCCGGATGGCGTTCGACAGTGGCGAGCTGCACCTGCAGGCCCCGGTGAAGATCCGGCTGCGGGGCGTGGTCGGCGTCGACAACGGCGCCGGTGCCCAGCCGTGGGTCTCCCCGGAGGGCTGGGTCGAGGGTGACCCGCTGACGGTGGAGACGACCCTGGGCCGGGTGCTGTTCAACGAGACGCTGCCGCACGGCTACCGCTTCGTGAACTACGAGATCCGCAAGGGTCAGCTCTCGGCGATCGTCAACGACCTCGCCGAGCGGTTCCCCAAGGTGGCTCTCGCGGCCACCCTGGACGGGCTCAAGGAGGCCGGTTTCCACTGGGCCACCTGGTCCGGCGTGACGATCGGCATGGAGGACGTCATCGCTCCGCCGCGCAAGCGGGAGATCCTGGAGCGGTACGAGACGGAAGCCGACCGGATCGACAAGCAGTACCAGCGTGGTCTGATGACCGCCGAGGAGCGACGCGGCGAACTCATCGAGATCTGGACCAAGGCGACGAACGAGGTCGCCAAGGAGATGGACACGGCGCTGCCGCAGGAGAACCCGCTGTGGAAGATGATCAACTCGGGTGCCCGCGGTAACCTGCTCCAGCTCCGTCAGATCGCCGCGATCCGTGGTCTGGTGGCCAACCCGAAGGGTGAGATCATCCCGCGACCCATCAAGGCGTCGTACCGGGAGGGTCTGTCCGTGCTGGAGTACTTCATCTCCACGCACGGTGCCCGTAAGGGTCTGGCGGACACCGCGCTGCGGACCGCCGACTCGGGTTACCTGACCCGGCGTCTGGTGGACGTCTCGCAGGACGTCATCATCCGCGAGGAGGACTGCGGCACCGACCGGGCCATCCCGATGCAGATCGGCGAGCGGCGCGACGGCAAGCTGTACGTCCACGAGCACGCCGAGACCAGCGTGCACGCGCGGACCCTGGCCGACGACATCAAGGGGCCGGACGGCACCGTCGTCGCCGAGCGCGGTCAGGACATCAACTCGATCGGGGTCGACCGGATCGTCGCCGCCGGGGTGGAGACGGTGCGGGTACGCAGCGTGCTCACCTGCGAGTCGAAGCTGGGCGTCTGCGGTGCCTGCTACGGCCGGTCGCTGCCGACCGGTAAGACCGTCGACGTCGGCGAGGCGGTCGGCATCATCGCCGCCCAGTCGATCGGTGAGCCGGGTACGCAGCTGACGATGCGTACCTTCCACACCGGTGGTGTCGCGGGTGAGGACATCACCCAGGGTCTGCCGCGGGTCCAGGAGATCTTCGAGGCCCGGATCCCGAAGGGCAAGGCGCCCATCGCCGACACCCCGGGCCGGGTCCGGATCGAGGACGCCGAGCGGTCCCGGAAGATCATCGTGGTGCCGGACGACGGCAGCGACGAGATCGTCTACGACAAGATCTCCAAGCGGGTCCGGCTGCGGACCCACGACGGCGACCACGTCGAGGTCGGCGAGAAGCTCACCGAGGGCACCATCGACCCGCACGAGCTGCTGCGCATCCTCGGCCCGCGGGCGGTCCAGGTCCACCTGACCCAGGAGGTCCAGGAGGTCTACCGCTCGCAGGGTGTGCTCATCCACGACAAGCACATCGAGATCATCATCCGCCAGATGCTCAAGCGGGTGACGGTCATCGACTCCGGCTCGACCGAGTTCCTGCCGGGCGTGCTTGTCGACCGGGCGCTGTTCGAGTCGGAGAACCGCCGGCTCGTCGGCGAGGGCGGCGAGCCCGCCGCCGGTCGTCCGGTGCTGATGGGTATCACCAAGGCGTCGCTGGCCACCGACTCCTGGCTGTCGGCGGCCTCCTTCCAGGAGACCACCCGGGTGCTGACGGACGCGGCGATCCACGCCCGCAGCGACTCGCTGATCGGCCTGAAGGAGAACGTGATCATCGGAAAGCTCATCCCGGCGGGTACCGGCATCAGCAAGTACCGCAACGTCCGGGTCGAGCCGACCGAGGAGGCGAAGGCCAAGGTCTACTCGATGACCGGGTACCCGGAGACCGACTACGGTTTCGGACCGGCCAGCGGGCAGGCGGTTCCGCTGGACGACTTCGACTTCGGGTCGTACCGCTAG